The following proteins are encoded in a genomic region of Archocentrus centrarchus isolate MPI-CPG fArcCen1 unplaced genomic scaffold, fArcCen1 scaffold_24_ctg1, whole genome shotgun sequence:
- the LOC115775634 gene encoding uncharacterized protein LOC115775634, translating to MWTRSDLDPRSVHLLREGRDDLRGQNQRYSRRTSVKSDALDSGNFSLTLRKPQLTDSGSYTCSITDGRQERRLRDIQLQVKDQQVEVKVEEGSVSVILPCKTKPDLPNDTRVEWNRSDVELIIVHVSTLNDHRKKQDGRYRERTKMNEDLLRTGDLSLTLKQPTQRDTGGYICTMYRDKDILRQKVVLQVKESFPSWAIALLVLLVLLVGFGFLFYFWQYLMSDYKVEVDSGVESVQLPCKTKIPLLKDFKVEWKDRDNRKVHVYQNGSDQPGEQSVFYRDRTKINEELVKTGDLRLTLKYPTNWDSKIYICTVYSRAQILMRKQVELTVRVFAINLDALLFSLFLACECETLHIVLVEGWGYYLCPHLWAELSFSLALTHLQHKQCWVAEDT from the exons atgtggactcgCAGTGATCTCGATCCCAGATCTGTCCACCTGCTCCGAGAAGGACGAGATGATCTTAGAGGACAAAACCAGCGTTACAGCAGACGCACATCAGTGAAGTCTGATGCTCTGGACTCTGGAAacttcagcctcactctgaggaaaCCACAACTGACTGACAGCGGCAGCTACACCTGCTCCATCACTGATGGAAGACAAGAACGGAGACTGAGAGACATccagctgcaggtcaaag accagcaggtggaggtgaaggtggaGGAAGGCTCAGTGTCTGTCATCCTGCCCTGCAAAACAAAACCTGACCTCCCCAACGACACCAGAGTGGAGTGGAATCGCTCTGATGTAGAACTCATCATAGTCCATGTGTCCACCTTAAACGACCACCGTAAGAAGCAGGATGGCCGTTACAGAGAACGCacaaagatgaatgaagacctgttgagaactggagacctcagtctgaccctgaaacagcccacacagagagacacaggaggATACATCTGCACCATGTACAGGGACAAAGACATCCTGAGACAGAAAGTAgtgctgcaggtcaaag AATCATTTCCATCCTGGGCCATAGCTCTCCTGGTTCTCCTtgttcttcttgtgggttttggttttttattttatttttggcagtATTTGATGTCAG ATTACAAGGTGGAGGTGGACTcaggggtggagtctgtccagctgccctgcAAAACCAAAATTCCCCTGCTGAAAGATTTTAAAGTGGAGTGGAAGGACAGAGACAACAGGAAGGTTCACGTGTATCAGAACGGCTCTGACCAGCCTGGTGAACAGAGTGTATTTTACAGAGACcgcacaaaaataaatgaagaattGGTaaaaactggagacctcaggcTGACCCTGAAATACCCCACTAACTGGGACAGTAAGATCTACATCTGCACCGTCTACAGCAGGGCACAGATCCTGATGAGGAAACAAGTGGAGCTCACTGTGAGAG TGTTTGCCATAAATCTTGATGCCCTGCTCTTCAGTCTGTTCCTTGCATGTGAATGTGAAACCCTGCACATCGTACTG GTGGAGGGGTGGGGTTATTACCTGTGTCCCCACCTATGGGCGGAGCTGTCCTTCAGTCTTGCACTCACACATCTGCAGCACAAGCAGTGCTGGGTAGCTGAGGACACTTAA
- the LOC115775791 gene encoding P2Y purinoceptor 14-like, translating to MDDPKNMTSSSNQTCDVVDTSAKHFFILAYSLVFLAGLFLNGFIMKFYFDGARQHAPSSLMVYLKNLTAADFLLCLSLPLRITHYVSSSVIIQTLYCSFGASAFFLNMYASIIFMGYIAANRYLKILHRSGTHILQTVRAAHIISVVTWVFLLAPTVAYTILFFITQEPLTPSPSHCGLLFSASVIIFFKIIHTSCTIIFLLVLVPLIFFYHSTSRRVLLAQQRQLASSGSERLVKSRRNMSLLVSVFCVCFVPYHLVRLPSAFLWTSCSVGQVWYYLKEVATVVSVFNVCLDPLVYFFLCKTFRAQVSLKMWPRRTNSQQSEMESSKKQQNAVTATSQTSEL from the exons ATGGATGACCCAAAAAACATGACGTCATCTTCCAACCAGACCTGTGATGTTGTCGACACATCAGCCAAACATTTCTTCATCCTGGCCTACAGTCTGGTGTTTCTG gCGGGTTTATTCCTCAACGGCTTCATCATgaagttttactttgatggaGCTCGGCAGCATGCGCCGAGCAGCTTGATGGTCTACCTGAAGAACCTGACAGCTGCTGACTTCctgctctgcctctctctgccACTCCGCATCACCCACTATGTCAGCAGCTCCGTCATCATTCAGACGCTCTACTGTAGTTTTGGAGCTTCTGCCTTCTTCCTCAACATGTATGCCAGCATCATCTTCATGGGGTACATCGCTGCCAACAG gTATCTGAAGATCCTCCATCGTTCAGGAACTCACATCCTGCAGACGGTACGAGCTGCCCACATCATCTCCGTGGTTACCTGGGTTTTTCTCCTGGCTCCAACAGTTGCTTACACCATCCTGTTTTTCATCACCCAGGAGCCTCTGACCCCTAGTCCCAGCCACTGTGGGCTCCTCTTTAGTGCATCGGTCATCATTTTCTTCAAAATCATCCACACCAGCTGCACCATCATCTTCCTGTTGGTCCTCGTACCCCTGATCTTCTTCTACCACAGCACCTCCCGCAGGGTGTTACTGGCACAGCAGAGACAGCTGGCCTCCTCTGGCTCTGAGCGGCTCGTGAAGTCTCGCAGGAACATGTCGCTGCTGGTCAGCgtcttctgtgtttgttttgtcccCTATCACCTGGTTCGGCTTCCTTCCGCCTTTCTGTGGacgagctgctctgtgggtcaGGTGTGGTACTACCTGAAGGAGGTGGCCACTGTGGTGTCAGTGTTCAATGTCTGCCTGGACCCTCTGGTTTACTTTTTCCTCTGTAAGACTTTTCGGGCCCAGGTGAGTCTGAAGATGTGGCCCAGGAGGACCAACAGCCAACAAAGTGAGATGGAGAGCAGCAAGAAGCAGCAGAACGCTGTTACAGCAACGAGTCAGACCAGCGAGCTGTAA